In Sebaldella termitidis ATCC 33386, one DNA window encodes the following:
- a CDS encoding DUF2278 family protein, producing MEDYVLLKGKITGKWYDLDKTAHYHIMAETMGVEYDIAVNVGSVVREWGSNEFKSSELLVYHDESYNNKILDKIVEKEYGVHVVKPDFALDYVKMNLFNHKKMVLMPTLDTKETYLIEILEKYVVRSMEERIYDIYVYGMLYENGLGIHDVHMNQGSKGRYRHRDREWSDGAIFFHNRRDLSWTAVFLAFKNQSFKK from the coding sequence ATGGAAGATTATGTACTGTTAAAAGGGAAGATAACAGGAAAGTGGTATGATCTTGACAAAACTGCGCATTATCATATTATGGCAGAGACCATGGGAGTCGAATATGATATTGCAGTAAATGTAGGCTCTGTAGTAAGAGAATGGGGCAGTAATGAGTTCAAATCTTCGGAGCTTCTGGTTTATCATGATGAAAGCTATAATAACAAAATTCTGGACAAAATCGTAGAAAAAGAATATGGTGTTCATGTAGTAAAACCGGATTTTGCACTTGATTATGTAAAAATGAATCTGTTTAATCACAAAAAAATGGTTCTGATGCCGACATTAGATACTAAAGAAACTTATCTCATTGAGATTCTGGAAAAATATGTAGTCCGTTCAATGGAAGAACGAATTTATGATATATATGTATATGGGATGCTGTATGAAAACGGTCTGGGAATTCATGATGTTCATATGAATCAGGGAAGCAAGGGCAGATACAGGCACAGAGACAGAGAATGGAGTGACGGGGCAATATTTTTCCATAATCGCAGGGATCTTAGCTGGACTGCTGTTTTTTTAGCGTTTAAAAATCAGAGCTTTAAGAAATAA
- a CDS encoding amino acid ABC transporter ATP-binding protein: MIKTVDLTKKFGDNEVLTKLNVNVEQGEVISIIGPSGSGKSTFLRCLNGLETITDGHVYIDDFDIAGNELNIDKLRERIGMVFQSFNLFPHLKVIDNITLAPVTLRKMKRDEAKRVARELLDKVGLLDKQDVYPSSLSGGQKQRVAIARALAMNPEVMLFDEPTSALDPEMVGEVLQVMKDLAKDGMTMVVVTHEMGFAKEVCKRVIFMAEGKIVEEGAPDDIFTNPKHERTRNFLESVL; this comes from the coding sequence ATGATAAAAACAGTTGATTTGACGAAAAAATTTGGTGATAATGAAGTTTTGACCAAGCTTAATGTAAATGTGGAACAGGGAGAAGTAATAAGTATCATCGGGCCGTCAGGTTCAGGAAAAAGTACATTTTTAAGATGTCTGAACGGACTGGAAACTATCACAGACGGACATGTATATATTGATGACTTTGATATAGCAGGAAATGAACTTAATATAGATAAATTAAGAGAAAGAATAGGAATGGTTTTTCAGTCTTTTAATTTATTTCCGCACTTAAAGGTGATAGATAATATAACTCTTGCCCCTGTTACATTAAGAAAAATGAAAAGGGACGAGGCAAAGAGAGTAGCAAGGGAACTGCTTGATAAAGTAGGACTCCTTGATAAACAGGATGTTTATCCGTCAAGTCTTTCAGGAGGACAGAAGCAGAGAGTAGCCATAGCAAGAGCTCTTGCCATGAATCCTGAAGTAATGCTTTTTGATGAACCTACCTCGGCACTTGATCCGGAAATGGTCGGGGAAGTTCTGCAGGTTATGAAAGATCTGGCAAAAGACGGAATGACCATGGTAGTGGTTACGCATGAGATGGGATTTGCCAAGGAGGTATGCAAAAGAGTAATATTTATGGCAGAAGGTAAAATAGTGGAAGAAGGAGCTCCCGATGATATATTTACCAACCCAAAGCATGAAAGAACAAGAAATTTTCTTGAAAGTGTATTATAA
- a CDS encoding pentapeptide repeat-containing protein — MKKEYEDKEFKNLKLKNETLENLSFINCSFVNCTFEDCKLIRTSFSDCSFYKCVISNIKTPGNSHIEDTEITECQLTGIYWNELLPDFKFADPISRLENCYLKYNTFSDMAFKKFSFSGNTFSNSMFAKCQLTECLFNQCKLEETEFLESNLQKADFRNATEYKIDIMTCNLKGARFSFPEAINLLNVLKVKID, encoded by the coding sequence GTGAAAAAAGAATATGAGGATAAAGAGTTCAAAAATTTGAAGCTCAAAAATGAAACCCTTGAAAATCTCAGCTTTATTAACTGTAGTTTTGTTAATTGCACCTTTGAAGACTGTAAGCTTATCAGGACTTCGTTTTCTGACTGCAGTTTTTATAAATGCGTAATTTCAAATATTAAAACACCAGGAAACTCACATATAGAAGATACAGAAATTACAGAGTGTCAATTGACGGGTATATACTGGAATGAGCTGCTTCCCGATTTCAAATTTGCCGATCCGATCAGCAGACTGGAAAATTGTTATTTAAAATATAATACTTTTTCAGATATGGCTTTCAAAAAATTTTCATTTTCAGGAAATACTTTCTCTAACTCCATGTTTGCAAAATGCCAGCTTACAGAATGTCTGTTTAATCAATGTAAACTGGAAGAAACTGAATTTTTGGAAAGTAATCTGCAAAAGGCAGATTTCAGAAACGCCACTGAATATAAGATCGATATTATGACATGTAACTTGAAGGGAGCCAGATTTTCATTTCCTGAAGCAATTAATTTACTTAATGTTTTAAAAGTCAAAATTGATTGA
- a CDS encoding bifunctional folylpolyglutamate synthase/dihydrofolate synthase produces the protein MDKNKKLDSIDKNKIKLGLETMEKSLKILGNPERNYKIIHIAGTNGKGSAAAFLEAGLIEAGYKTGKYTSPEIYRFNERITINREEISDGDVELYYEKVNKALELSDIKLTYFEITTAMMFLYMKDKNIDYLVLETGLGGRTDATNTVTPVISLITNVSFDHMEFLGNTLREIAHEKAGIIKKDIPVFFADDNPELLEEIKAKTENYINVLKKYEFNENSTKLDKEKLNTLVKINNKEFRLSLFGKFQGKNFLLAYEALKYLGIDDEVIKRACSETVWNGRFQIAAENPFIILDGAHNKDSAAVLSESLREVFPNKELVYIISILRDKDNESILEELAKASDYAVFTGINNNRGQSCDEMYNKGKKYFKHSYAENTPESALKKAVSLNKKATVICGSFLLLKEYKKP, from the coding sequence TTGGATAAAAATAAAAAGCTGGATTCTATAGATAAAAACAAAATAAAACTCGGACTTGAGACTATGGAAAAGTCTCTGAAGATTCTCGGAAATCCCGAAAGGAATTATAAGATAATTCATATAGCAGGAACAAATGGAAAGGGGTCGGCAGCGGCATTTTTGGAAGCTGGACTGATAGAGGCAGGTTATAAGACAGGAAAGTACACCTCGCCTGAAATATACCGTTTTAACGAGAGAATAACAATAAACCGGGAAGAAATAAGTGACGGAGATGTGGAGCTTTATTATGAAAAGGTAAATAAGGCTTTGGAGCTCTCGGATATTAAGCTGACATACTTTGAGATAACAACGGCAATGATGTTTCTTTATATGAAAGATAAAAATATAGACTATCTAGTACTGGAAACAGGACTCGGCGGGAGAACAGACGCTACAAATACAGTGACTCCCGTTATCTCGCTTATTACGAATGTTTCATTTGACCATATGGAATTTTTAGGAAATACTTTAAGAGAAATAGCACATGAGAAAGCAGGAATTATAAAAAAGGATATCCCTGTTTTTTTTGCAGATGACAATCCCGAGCTGCTTGAGGAAATAAAAGCAAAAACAGAAAACTATATAAATGTTCTGAAAAAATATGAGTTTAATGAAAACAGCACAAAACTGGATAAAGAAAAATTAAATACTTTGGTAAAAATAAACAATAAGGAATTCAGACTGTCGTTATTCGGAAAATTTCAGGGTAAAAATTTTTTACTGGCATATGAAGCTTTGAAATATCTGGGAATAGATGATGAAGTAATTAAAAGAGCATGCTCTGAAACTGTCTGGAACGGAAGATTTCAGATAGCAGCGGAAAATCCTTTCATAATACTCGACGGGGCACATAATAAGGATTCAGCAGCTGTGCTTTCTGAGAGCCTGAGAGAAGTTTTTCCCAACAAAGAGCTAGTATATATTATTTCTATTTTAAGAGATAAGGATAATGAGTCTATTCTAGAGGAACTGGCAAAAGCTTCGGATTATGCTGTTTTTACCGGAATAAACAATAACCGCGGTCAGAGCTGTGACGAGATGTACAATAAAGGTAAGAAGTATTTTAAACATTCGTATGCAGAAAATACTCCGGAATCTGCATTAAAAAAAGCAGTAAGCCTTAATAAAAAAGCTACGGTAATCTGCGGCTCTTTTTTACTTCTGAAAGAATATAAAAAGCCGTGA
- the folE gene encoding GTP cyclohydrolase I FolE, whose product MDKKNLEKLTYEMLEAIGEDADREGLKDTPKRIPVVYGEIFSGVGKKPEDIIKKVFTVEKNNIVIEKNIDFYSMCEHDLLPFFGQIHVAYIPDGKVLGFGDIIKITEIYSRRLQIQERLTNEICDAVIDMTKCQGVMVIVKARHLCIEMKGSRKTNSEIVTSAVRGIFEKEESKKNEILALLSI is encoded by the coding sequence ATGGATAAAAAAAATCTGGAAAAGCTGACATATGAAATGCTTGAGGCAATAGGCGAGGATGCAGACAGAGAAGGTCTTAAGGATACACCTAAGAGAATACCGGTAGTATACGGGGAAATTTTTTCCGGTGTTGGCAAGAAGCCTGAGGATATCATAAAAAAAGTTTTTACTGTGGAGAAAAATAATATAGTAATAGAAAAAAATATAGATTTTTACTCAATGTGCGAGCATGATCTGCTTCCGTTTTTTGGTCAGATACATGTGGCATATATACCTGACGGAAAGGTTCTCGGCTTTGGCGATATTATCAAAATAACGGAAATATATTCCAGAAGGCTGCAGATTCAGGAACGGCTCACAAATGAAATATGTGACGCAGTTATTGATATGACAAAATGTCAGGGAGTAATGGTAATAGTAAAGGCAAGACATTTGTGCATAGAGATGAAAGGAAGCAGAAAAACTAATTCGGAAATAGTCACAAGTGCAGTAAGAGGTATTTTTGAAAAAGAAGAATCAAAGAAGAATGAGATTTTGGCATTATTAAGTATTTAG
- a CDS encoding NUDIX hydrolase N-terminal domain-containing protein: MEERKWLDIAKKLQSIAQAGLEYSKDKYDLERFEEIRKVSIDIMECYTDIEREKIKNLFAGETGYQTPKIDIRAAVFHENKILMVKEKLDNRWSLPGGWADIDLSLKENLIKEAMEEAGAKIIPERILAVYDRNRNTNILFPHSVYKIFVQCKYLESKFVENIETEETGFFSVDQLPELSETRNTASQIKMCFRYKDRPFHEPYFD; encoded by the coding sequence ATGGAAGAAAGAAAATGGCTCGATATTGCCAAGAAACTACAGTCGATAGCACAGGCCGGTCTGGAATATTCAAAGGATAAATATGATCTGGAGAGATTTGAGGAAATAAGAAAAGTAAGCATTGATATTATGGAATGCTATACAGACATAGAGAGAGAAAAAATAAAAAATCTTTTTGCCGGGGAAACAGGATACCAGACTCCTAAAATAGATATAAGAGCTGCTGTTTTTCACGAAAATAAAATACTTATGGTTAAGGAAAAGCTGGATAACAGATGGTCGCTTCCCGGAGGATGGGCAGATATAGATCTTTCCTTAAAGGAAAATCTGATTAAAGAGGCCATGGAGGAAGCCGGAGCAAAAATTATTCCCGAGAGAATACTGGCTGTGTATGACAGAAACAGAAATACCAATATATTATTTCCGCATAGTGTATATAAAATATTTGTACAGTGTAAATATCTGGAGAGCAAATTTGTCGAAAACATTGAAACGGAAGAAACAGGCTTTTTTTCTGTTGATCAGCTTCCGGAGCTTTCGGAAACAAGAAATACAGCGTCACAGATAAAAATGTGTTTTAGATATAAAGACAGACCGTTTCATGAACCATACTTTGATTAA
- a CDS encoding SMI1/KNR4 family protein, which yields MDFNIDEIKQKIEILKEMDKDFEIFGSSKHKYQLHPCKTEKEIQSFEKQHGISLPADYRSFLLHVGNGGAGPSYGMFKLEDYFDNSYAETNYTVHDNFLSDNFKFSINAPYTESQYGNEDDPEYDPADYFNDTAGSMVICHHGCGILNILIVSGEEKGKIWVDDRCNDNGLSRVSVSFYEWYSKWLDYSIASLETRNKLTSELKKSADVFKITNITGLGRARGFSVSCSGLKEINKIYYYEDSEFLKDGKKTDLFRVNQEIKAALIIQDSFETKIIKQEVRKEFRQLNKNSPDKNDIKQMQDNAKTEFTGIITDIIWNSLNYKYYYICYAASIKKNIFIESRKDFELETGSEIYVSGILSFFVLKKYRKKNLFQKLFG from the coding sequence ATGGATTTTAATATCGATGAAATAAAACAAAAAATTGAAATCCTCAAAGAAATGGATAAAGATTTTGAAATATTCGGTTCATCAAAGCATAAATATCAACTTCACCCCTGTAAAACAGAAAAAGAAATACAAAGCTTTGAAAAACAACACGGGATTTCCCTGCCTGCGGACTACAGAAGCTTTCTGCTGCATGTAGGCAACGGAGGTGCGGGACCGTCTTACGGCATGTTTAAGCTGGAAGATTATTTTGATAATTCTTATGCTGAAACAAACTACACTGTTCATGATAATTTCCTTTCCGATAATTTTAAATTTTCAATAAATGCTCCTTATACTGAATCACAATACGGGAATGAAGATGATCCTGAGTATGATCCGGCTGATTATTTCAATGACACTGCCGGGTCAATGGTAATCTGCCATCACGGCTGCGGTATATTAAATATTCTTATTGTTTCCGGAGAAGAAAAAGGAAAAATATGGGTAGATGACAGATGTAACGATAACGGCTTGAGCAGAGTTTCCGTATCTTTTTATGAATGGTACAGCAAATGGCTGGATTACAGTATTGCTTCTCTGGAAACCAGAAATAAACTGACATCAGAGCTGAAGAAATCAGCAGATGTTTTCAAAATAACCAATATTACAGGCTTGGGGAGAGCAAGAGGATTTTCTGTTTCATGCTCCGGGTTAAAAGAAATAAATAAAATCTATTATTATGAAGACAGCGAATTTTTAAAAGACGGAAAAAAGACTGATCTTTTCAGGGTTAATCAGGAAATAAAAGCAGCTTTAATTATTCAGGACAGCTTTGAGACAAAAATTATAAAGCAGGAAGTAAGAAAAGAATTCAGACAGCTTAATAAAAACTCTCCTGATAAAAATGATATTAAACAGATGCAGGACAATGCCAAAACTGAATTTACCGGCATCATTACAGATATTATATGGAACAGCCTTAATTATAAATATTATTATATTTGTTATGCTGCAAGTATAAAAAAGAATATTTTTATTGAATCAAGAAAGGATTTTGAGCTTGAAACAGGAAGCGAAATATATGTAAGTGGTATACTAAGTTTCTTCGTTCTGAAAAAATACAGAAAAAAGAACCTGTTTCAAAAACTGTTTGGGTAA
- the folK gene encoding 2-amino-4-hydroxy-6-hydroxymethyldihydropteridine diphosphokinase, with the protein MAVKDRIYIKDLEIIAYHGVLKEEKELGQRFFISLEIQTDFREAGKNDDLTKTISYAEVCDDIEKIFLTAKYNLIEKCAEEIAEFLLEKYSRISELKVKIKKPWAPIRKAIDHVAVEIVRKRHKAYISLGSNIGDKEKNLNMALEEIKKISGTQIKKVSGFLITKPFGYTEQDDFLNAAAELETLLMPEELLKELLAVEQKLGRVREIKWGPRLIDLDILIFDDEVIDEENLTIPHPWMSERMFVLEPFAEIAPNVVHPLSRKRIRELKNELEKNI; encoded by the coding sequence TTGGCTGTAAAAGATAGAATATATATAAAGGATCTGGAAATAATAGCATATCACGGAGTATTAAAAGAAGAAAAAGAGCTGGGACAAAGGTTCTTTATATCTCTTGAGATACAGACTGACTTCAGGGAAGCCGGAAAAAATGATGATCTGACTAAGACAATCAGCTATGCAGAGGTATGTGACGATATAGAAAAAATATTTCTGACAGCCAAGTATAACCTTATAGAGAAGTGTGCAGAAGAAATAGCAGAGTTTTTACTGGAAAAATACAGCAGAATTTCTGAATTAAAAGTAAAAATAAAAAAACCCTGGGCACCTATAAGAAAAGCCATAGATCATGTAGCTGTAGAAATAGTCAGAAAAAGACATAAAGCATATATTTCTTTAGGATCAAATATAGGTGATAAGGAAAAGAACCTTAACATGGCACTGGAAGAAATAAAGAAGATTTCAGGAACACAAATTAAGAAAGTATCAGGATTTTTGATAACAAAGCCTTTCGGCTATACTGAACAGGATGATTTTTTGAATGCCGCAGCAGAGCTGGAAACTCTTCTTATGCCTGAGGAGCTTCTGAAAGAGCTTCTTGCTGTGGAACAAAAGCTGGGAAGAGTCAGGGAAATAAAGTGGGGACCTCGTCTGATTGATCTGGATATATTGATATTTGATGATGAGGTAATAGATGAGGAGAATCTTACGATTCCTCATCCGTGGATGAGTGAGAGAATGTTTGTGCTGGAGCCTTTTGCGGAAATAGCACCTAATGTAGTTCATCCGCTCAGCCGTAAAAGGATCAGAGAATTAAAGAATGAACTTGAGAAAAATATATAA
- a CDS encoding heavy metal translocating P-type ATPase, with protein sequence MPLDGEITEGKTQLDTSALTGESVPRTYAAGDNVMAGMINTSGLIKIKVTKLFSESSVFKILEMVENASHKKAETEKFITKFARYYTPAVVILAVLVAAIPPLFFGQLFSEWLYRAIVLLVISCPCALVLSIPLGYFAGIGRAAKNGILVKGSTFFDVINDMKIIMLDKTGTITKGVFEVADVDTAEGMNRETFLEYAALGEAQSNHPIAKSITAYYNNKPDLNRITNYEEISGNGIRAEIDGKKILLGNSKLMKSHDIEFTEKQDYGTVVYMSIDGKYAGNLLIKDMIKEDSKDAVKKLHDAGIEKLVMLTGDNEIVAENVAKTVGIDSYYANLLPEGKVEKLEEEMRKAGAGKKLAFVGDGINDAPVLARADVGIAMGGLGSDAAIETADVVLIDDKISKISDLIKISKKTRRILIENIIFILLIKGIFIVLGIFGLANMWEAVFADVGTALLAVFNAMRILKGKY encoded by the coding sequence ATACCTTTGGACGGGGAAATAACAGAAGGGAAAACACAGCTTGACACCTCGGCACTTACAGGGGAATCAGTACCAAGAACGTATGCTGCAGGAGATAATGTAATGGCAGGAATGATAAATACTTCAGGGCTTATAAAAATAAAAGTAACAAAGCTGTTCAGCGAGTCTTCTGTATTTAAAATTCTGGAAATGGTAGAAAATGCTTCACATAAAAAGGCGGAGACAGAAAAATTTATTACAAAATTCGCAAGATATTATACTCCGGCAGTAGTAATACTGGCAGTTTTAGTAGCAGCAATACCGCCGTTATTCTTTGGACAGTTATTTTCTGAGTGGCTGTACAGGGCAATCGTGCTTCTTGTTATATCGTGTCCGTGTGCATTGGTATTAAGCATACCTTTGGGATATTTTGCAGGTATAGGGAGAGCTGCCAAAAACGGGATTCTGGTAAAAGGCTCTACATTCTTTGATGTAATTAATGACATGAAAATAATAATGCTTGATAAAACAGGAACTATTACAAAAGGTGTTTTTGAAGTAGCGGATGTGGATACAGCAGAGGGTATGAACAGAGAAACGTTTTTGGAATATGCTGCACTTGGTGAGGCACAGTCAAATCACCCTATAGCAAAATCAATAACAGCTTATTATAATAATAAACCGGACTTAAACAGAATAACAAATTATGAAGAAATAAGCGGAAACGGAATAAGAGCAGAAATAGACGGAAAAAAGATATTGCTGGGCAATTCAAAGCTTATGAAGTCTCATGATATAGAGTTTACCGAAAAACAGGACTATGGTACAGTAGTGTATATGAGTATAGATGGAAAATATGCCGGAAATTTATTAATAAAAGACATGATAAAAGAAGATTCCAAAGATGCTGTAAAAAAGCTGCATGATGCAGGAATAGAAAAACTCGTAATGCTTACAGGCGATAATGAGATAGTTGCAGAAAATGTAGCAAAAACTGTAGGAATAGATTCTTATTATGCCAATCTTCTCCCAGAGGGAAAGGTAGAAAAACTGGAAGAAGAGATGAGAAAGGCAGGAGCCGGTAAGAAACTGGCATTTGTAGGTGACGGAATAAATGACGCTCCTGTACTGGCAAGGGCAGATGTAGGTATAGCCATGGGAGGACTCGGTTCTGACGCGGCGATAGAAACAGCAGATGTAGTGCTTATAGATGATAAAATTTCTAAAATATCCGATTTAATAAAAATATCCAAGAAAACGAGAAGAATACTAATAGAAAATATAATATTTATACTTTTGATAAAGGGAATATTCATAGTTTTAGGAATATTCGGTCTTGCCAATATGTGGGAAGCAGTTTTTGCCGATGTAGGTACTGCACTTCTTGCAGTGTTTAATGCAATGAGAATTTTGAAGGGGAAATATTAA
- the folP gene encoding dihydropteroate synthase — protein MVLKFREKELELGKRTLIMGILNITPDSFSDGGDNFNIQRAVEHALLMIKDGADIIDIGGESTRPGSKFVSAEEELKRVVPVIKELSKITDIPISIDTYKAATAEGAILAGADIINDIWGLQKDPKMAETAAKYNVPVIAMHNNDGHEYSRDIMEELKLFFDKTFEIAENAGIPKENIILDPGIGFGKVYEQNIEVLGRLEELTVLGRVLLGTSRKSTLGKILDLPPKERMEGTLATTVIGIQKGADIVRVHDVLENKRCAMVADAILRKQNIG, from the coding sequence ATGGTATTAAAATTCAGGGAAAAAGAACTGGAATTAGGAAAAAGAACATTAATAATGGGGATTCTGAATATTACTCCCGATTCATTCTCTGACGGCGGAGATAATTTTAATATTCAAAGGGCGGTAGAGCATGCACTGCTGATGATAAAAGACGGTGCTGATATTATAGACATAGGCGGAGAATCTACAAGACCGGGAAGTAAATTTGTCAGTGCGGAAGAGGAGCTGAAAAGAGTGGTTCCCGTTATAAAAGAGCTGTCAAAAATAACAGACATACCAATATCAATAGATACATACAAGGCAGCAACAGCAGAAGGAGCAATTCTTGCAGGGGCAGATATAATAAATGATATCTGGGGATTGCAGAAGGATCCTAAAATGGCGGAAACAGCAGCAAAATATAATGTACCAGTAATAGCAATGCATAATAACGACGGGCATGAATACAGCAGGGACATAATGGAGGAGCTGAAGCTTTTCTTTGACAAAACTTTTGAGATAGCAGAAAATGCAGGTATTCCTAAAGAAAATATAATACTCGATCCGGGAATAGGCTTTGGAAAGGTTTATGAGCAGAACATAGAGGTACTTGGAAGGCTTGAAGAATTAACTGTACTTGGAAGAGTTCTTCTGGGAACTTCAAGAAAATCAACACTTGGGAAAATACTGGATCTTCCCCCGAAAGAAAGAATGGAAGGGACACTTGCCACTACAGTAATAGGGATACAAAAGGGAGCGGATATAGTGAGAGTTCATGATGTTCTTGAAAATAAGAGATGTGCAATGGTAGCGGATGCCATATTAAGGAAGCAGAACATTGGATAA
- a CDS encoding heavy-metal-associated domain-containing protein, giving the protein MKKYILKNLDCANCAAKLEREIKKSSTVKSVSVDFGTLTMLIDSTDLENDLSIVNKIEPGVELIEAVKGILPKKQNSANCCSEDGHSHDHDHEHGESGGDELKKEKIKIAAAIVLMIAGFITKDNMMISNILFVFSYVIVGYSVILKAIKNLLKGNPFDEFFLMSFATLAAFFINQFSEAAGVMIFYSVGELLQEISVNNSRKSIKSLLELKPEYANLETADGLKNSKSGNSRT; this is encoded by the coding sequence ATGAAGAAGTATATATTGAAAAATTTAGATTGTGCTAACTGTGCTGCCAAGCTGGAAAGAGAGATAAAAAAGTCATCTACGGTAAAGTCAGTCAGTGTAGACTTTGGAACTTTAACTATGCTGATAGACAGCACAGATCTTGAAAATGATTTGTCAATAGTGAATAAAATAGAACCGGGTGTGGAACTGATAGAAGCAGTAAAAGGAATTCTGCCGAAAAAGCAAAACAGTGCGAATTGCTGCAGCGAAGACGGACATAGTCATGATCATGACCATGAACATGGTGAAAGCGGCGGGGATGAGCTGAAAAAAGAGAAAATTAAAATAGCAGCTGCAATTGTTTTGATGATAGCCGGTTTTATAACAAAAGACAATATGATGATATCGAATATATTATTTGTTTTTTCTTATGTAATAGTAGGATATTCGGTAATACTGAAAGCAATAAAAAATCTTTTGAAGGGCAATCCCTTTGATGAATTCTTTCTTATGAGTTTTGCCACGCTTGCTGCATTTTTTATAAATCAGTTTTCAGAAGCAGCGGGAGTAATGATTTTTTACAGTGTGGGTGAATTACTGCAGGAAATATCAGTAAATAATTCGAGAAAATCAATAAAATCACTGCTGGAATTAAAACCGGAATACGCTAATCTTGAAACTGCCGACGGATTAAAAAACAGTAAATCCGGAAACAGTAGAACTTAA